A single region of the Rhizobium sp. NLR16a genome encodes:
- the ugpC gene encoding sn-glycerol-3-phosphate ABC transporter ATP-binding protein UgpC — protein MASVELNNIRKAYGAVDVIHGISLHIEDGEFVALVGPSGCGKSTLLRMIAGLEEITDGEIAIGGNVVNAMTPRERNIAMVFQSYALYPHMTVAENMGFNLKLAGVAKPEIEARVAEAARMLDLAKLLDRKPAQLSGGQRQRVAMGRAIVRNPAVFLFDEPLSNLDAKLRVQMRSEIKTLHQKVKTTSIYVTHDQIEAMTLADRIVVLNHGKVEQQGTPLELYRKPANLFVAAFIGSPAMNMLEGTVDGENGEPAARLEDGTAIRIAPDRKVKAGQAVTIGLRPEHLVPGLSGGTPLAGRTMLVEPTGAQTHVVFDLAGQQVTAIVDGEYPARYGAVFEASIASDQVHIFDRGTGVAL, from the coding sequence ATGGCATCCGTTGAGCTGAACAATATTCGCAAGGCCTATGGCGCCGTCGACGTCATCCACGGCATCTCGCTTCATATCGAGGATGGTGAATTCGTCGCCCTGGTCGGCCCGTCCGGCTGCGGAAAATCGACACTGCTGCGGATGATCGCCGGCCTCGAGGAGATCACCGACGGCGAGATCGCCATCGGCGGCAATGTCGTCAATGCGATGACACCGCGCGAGCGCAACATCGCCATGGTCTTCCAGTCCTATGCGCTTTATCCGCACATGACGGTGGCCGAAAACATGGGTTTCAATCTGAAGCTCGCCGGCGTTGCCAAACCCGAGATCGAGGCTCGTGTCGCTGAAGCCGCCCGCATGCTCGATCTCGCCAAGCTGCTCGACCGCAAGCCCGCCCAGCTTTCCGGCGGACAGCGCCAGCGCGTCGCCATGGGCCGCGCCATCGTCCGCAACCCGGCCGTCTTCCTGTTCGACGAGCCCTTGTCAAACCTCGATGCGAAACTGCGCGTGCAGATGCGTTCGGAGATCAAGACGCTGCACCAGAAGGTCAAGACGACGTCGATCTACGTCACCCACGACCAGATCGAGGCGATGACACTCGCCGACCGCATCGTCGTGCTCAATCACGGCAAGGTGGAGCAGCAGGGAACACCGCTCGAACTCTACCGGAAGCCGGCCAATCTCTTCGTCGCCGCCTTCATCGGATCGCCGGCGATGAACATGCTGGAGGGCACGGTAGACGGCGAAAATGGCGAGCCCGCTGCCCGCCTCGAAGACGGCACGGCGATCCGCATCGCGCCCGACCGCAAGGTCAAGGCCGGCCAGGCCGTGACTATCGGCCTGCGCCCCGAACATCTGGTTCCCGGCCTGTCGGGCGGCACGCCGCTTGCCGGCCGAACCATGCTGGTGGAACCGACAGGCGCCCAGACCCACGTGGTCTTCGACCTTGCCGGACAACAGGTGACCGCGATCGTCGACGGCGAATATCCCGCCCGCTACGGCGCCGTCTTCGAGGCCAGCATCGCCAGCGACCAGGTGCACATTTTCGACCGCGGGACTGGTGTGGCGCTGTAG